A stretch of the Synechocystis sp. PCC 7338 genome encodes the following:
- the katG gene encoding catalase/peroxidase HPI has product MANDQIPAGKCPVLHGANTTEQKNNLNWWPNGLNLDILHQHDQKTNPMDDGFSYAEAFQQLDLAAVKKDLRHLMIDSQSWWPADWGHYGGLMIRMAWHAAGTYRIADGRGGAATGNQRFAPLNSWPDNVNLDKARRLLWPIKKKYGNKLSWGDLIILAGTMAYESMGLKVYGFAGGREDIWHPEKDIYWGAEKEWLASSDHRYGSENRESLENPLAAVQMGLIYVNPEGVDGQPDPLRTAQDVRTTFARMAMNDEETVALTAGGHTVGKCHGNSKAELMGPEPEGADVVEQGLGWHNRNGKGVGRETMSSGIEGAWTTHPTQWDNGYFYMLFNHEWELKKSPAGAWQWEPINIKEEDKPVDVEDPTIRHNPIMTDADMAMIKDPIYRQISEHFYREPDYFAEVFAKAWFKLTHRDLGPKSRYLGPDVPQEDLIWQDPIPAVDYTLSEGEIEDLKQQILASGLTVAELVCTAWDSARTFRGSDYRGGANGARIRLDPQKNWPGNEPARLAKVLAVLENIQANFAKPVSLADLIVLGGGAAIAKAALDGGIEVTVPFLPGRGDATQAMTDAESFAPLEPIHDGYRNWLKQDYAVSPEELLLERTQLMGLTAPEMTVLIGGMRVLGTNHGGTSHGVFTDRVGVLSNDFFVNLTDMAYQWRPAGNNLYEVGDRQTEEMKWTATKVDLVFGSNSILRSYAEVYAQDDNREKFVHDFVAAWTKVMNADRFDLPRG; this is encoded by the coding sequence ATGGCTAATGATCAAATACCTGCCGGTAAATGTCCTGTACTGCACGGAGCAAACACAACCGAGCAGAAAAATAACCTCAACTGGTGGCCCAATGGATTGAACCTAGACATATTGCACCAGCATGACCAGAAAACAAACCCCATGGACGATGGGTTTAGTTACGCGGAAGCCTTTCAACAACTCGACTTGGCCGCCGTCAAAAAAGATTTACGCCATCTGATGATTGATAGTCAGAGTTGGTGGCCCGCCGACTGGGGTCATTATGGCGGATTGATGATTCGTATGGCCTGGCACGCTGCTGGCACCTACCGCATTGCCGATGGTCGAGGTGGAGCCGCCACTGGCAACCAACGCTTCGCCCCCCTTAATAGCTGGCCCGATAACGTCAATTTGGACAAAGCCCGTCGCCTGCTCTGGCCGATCAAAAAGAAATATGGCAATAAACTTTCCTGGGGAGATTTGATTATTCTGGCCGGCACCATGGCCTACGAGTCGATGGGGCTCAAAGTTTACGGTTTTGCCGGCGGTCGGGAAGACATTTGGCACCCGGAAAAGGACATTTACTGGGGAGCAGAAAAGGAATGGCTTGCTTCTAGTGACCATCGCTATGGCAGTGAAAACCGGGAAAGTCTAGAAAATCCCTTGGCCGCGGTACAGATGGGATTAATTTACGTTAACCCCGAGGGGGTAGATGGCCAGCCAGATCCTTTGCGCACAGCCCAGGATGTCCGCACTACCTTTGCCCGCATGGCTATGAATGACGAGGAAACTGTTGCCCTCACCGCCGGGGGCCATACCGTAGGCAAATGCCATGGCAACAGTAAAGCCGAGCTTATGGGGCCAGAACCTGAGGGGGCTGATGTGGTGGAGCAGGGCTTGGGCTGGCATAACCGGAACGGCAAAGGTGTGGGAAGAGAAACTATGTCTAGTGGCATCGAAGGAGCTTGGACCACTCACCCGACCCAGTGGGATAACGGTTACTTTTACATGTTGTTTAACCACGAGTGGGAACTGAAAAAAAGTCCGGCCGGGGCTTGGCAATGGGAACCGATCAACATTAAAGAGGAAGATAAGCCCGTCGATGTGGAGGATCCAACCATCCGCCACAATCCCATCATGACCGATGCCGATATGGCCATGATCAAGGACCCCATCTACCGACAAATTTCGGAGCATTTCTATCGGGAGCCGGATTATTTTGCGGAGGTATTTGCCAAGGCCTGGTTTAAGTTGACCCATCGGGATTTAGGACCCAAAAGTCGTTACCTTGGCCCCGATGTGCCCCAGGAAGATTTGATTTGGCAAGACCCAATTCCCGCCGTGGATTACACTCTTTCTGAAGGGGAAATTGAGGATCTAAAGCAACAAATTCTCGCCTCCGGCCTCACCGTTGCCGAATTGGTCTGTACTGCCTGGGATAGTGCCCGCACCTTCCGTGGTTCTGACTATCGAGGGGGGGCTAATGGGGCTCGGATCCGCTTAGATCCCCAAAAGAATTGGCCCGGTAATGAGCCGGCTCGATTGGCAAAAGTCTTGGCTGTGCTAGAAAATATCCAAGCTAATTTTGCTAAGCCAGTCAGTCTAGCGGACTTAATTGTGTTGGGAGGAGGAGCGGCGATCGCCAAAGCAGCCCTTGATGGAGGGATTGAGGTTACTGTTCCCTTTCTGCCAGGCCGGGGAGATGCCACCCAAGCTATGACCGATGCAGAATCCTTTGCCCCTCTAGAACCGATCCACGATGGCTACCGCAACTGGCTGAAACAGGACTACGCGGTGTCACCGGAAGAATTACTGTTGGAGCGCACCCAACTAATGGGGCTAACGGCACCGGAAATGACTGTTTTAATCGGTGGTATGCGGGTGTTGGGCACCAACCATGGAGGTACTAGCCATGGTGTCTTCACCGACCGGGTGGGGGTATTGAGTAACGACTTCTTTGTCAATCTGACTGACATGGCCTACCAATGGCGGCCGGCGGGCAACAATCTTTATGAAGTCGGCGATCGCCAAACGGAAGAAATGAAATGGACTGCCACCAAAGTTGACCTAGTGTTTGGTTCCAATTCAATCCTGCGCTCCTATGCAGAGGTGTATGCCCAGGACGACAATCGGGAAAAATTTGTCCATGATTTTGTGGCCGCCTGGACTAAAGTGATGAATGCCGACCGGTTTGATCTCCCTAGGGGCTAG
- a CDS encoding cytochrome c biogenesis protein, translating to MTLANPSPTNFLQQLVRQCLKTLADLRLAIALLLLISVFSISGTVIEQGESLSFYQQNYPEDPALFGLLSWQVILQLGLNQVYRTWWFLGLLILFGSSLTACTFNRQFPALKAARSWQFYHQPRQFNKLALSFSLPHGDRNKIEDLLQNRGYKIFQEGDSVYARKGLIGKIGPIIVHAAMLIILGGAIWGALTGFFAQHMIPSGETFQVNNIIEKGPLADSQIPKDWGIKVNRFWIDYTEDGAIDQFYSDLSVVSSEGEELNRQTISVNHPLRHQGVTFYQTNWGIAGVKVQLNNSPVLQLPMAPLQTANGGQLWGAYIPTKTDFSEGAALLVKDLQGTMIIYDQAGNLTDAVRAGSTMEINGVNITIKELVGSTGLQIKADPGIPFVYLGFGLLMVGVMMSYVSHSQVWLLSVQGDGQEELYLGGRTNRAQVAFEREILMIAEQGQGELNSGIKVNA from the coding sequence ATGACCCTTGCCAATCCTTCTCCTACCAACTTTTTGCAGCAGTTAGTTCGACAGTGCCTGAAAACCCTGGCGGATCTCCGTCTGGCGATCGCTCTTTTGCTGTTGATTTCCGTTTTTAGTATCAGTGGCACGGTAATTGAACAGGGGGAAAGTTTGAGTTTTTATCAACAAAATTATCCCGAAGATCCGGCTCTATTTGGATTGTTAAGTTGGCAGGTGATTTTACAATTAGGTTTGAATCAGGTCTATCGAACCTGGTGGTTTTTGGGCTTGCTAATACTTTTTGGCTCTAGTCTAACTGCCTGTACATTTAACCGCCAATTTCCTGCCTTAAAAGCAGCCCGTAGTTGGCAGTTTTATCACCAACCAAGGCAGTTTAATAAACTAGCTCTAAGCTTCTCTCTGCCCCATGGAGATAGAAACAAAATTGAAGATTTACTTCAGAATAGGGGATACAAAATCTTCCAAGAAGGTGACAGTGTTTATGCCCGTAAAGGCTTAATAGGAAAAATAGGTCCTATCATTGTTCACGCCGCCATGTTAATCATTTTGGGAGGAGCCATTTGGGGCGCATTGACAGGTTTTTTTGCCCAACACATGATTCCCAGTGGCGAAACCTTTCAGGTAAATAATATTATCGAAAAAGGTCCCCTTGCCGACAGCCAAATCCCCAAAGATTGGGGTATCAAAGTTAATCGTTTTTGGATTGATTACACAGAAGATGGAGCTATCGATCAATTCTATTCTGATCTGTCTGTGGTTAGCAGCGAGGGGGAAGAATTAAACCGTCAAACCATCTCCGTTAATCACCCTTTACGTCATCAGGGAGTTACTTTTTATCAAACCAATTGGGGCATTGCCGGAGTGAAAGTACAACTCAATAATAGTCCTGTGTTGCAACTTCCCATGGCCCCTTTACAAACCGCCAATGGTGGGCAGTTGTGGGGGGCTTATATTCCCACTAAAACCGACTTTAGCGAAGGTGCAGCCCTATTAGTTAAAGACCTCCAAGGTACGATGATCATTTATGACCAAGCGGGCAATTTGACGGATGCAGTGCGGGCTGGTTCTACGATGGAAATTAACGGAGTCAATATAACAATCAAAGAATTAGTGGGTAGCACCGGTTTGCAAATTAAAGCTGATCCGGGCATTCCCTTTGTTTATCTTGGTTTTGGTTTATTGATGGTGGGAGTAATGATGAGTTATGTTTCCCATTCCCAGGTATGGCTATTGAGTGTTCAGGGGGATGGTCAAGAGGAACTTTATTTAGGAGGAAGAACTAACCGGGCCCAGGTTGCTTTTGAGCGGGAAATATTGATGATCGCCGAACAAGGACAGGGGGAACTAAACAGCGGGATCAAAGTTAATGCTTAA
- a CDS encoding extracellular solute-binding protein, protein MLKVNQSWRNRFFLVLNFPRTMGVVLFTAISFLAGGCGTDITSYPVFMRNFQESVPSGNINSDKGTLLIWFALDSAYLHKSQVERYHQYLASMVEEFKKAYPGVKINYRFVASDDLVEHYLHDIDHSFGPDLVLTKNLYLGRLMERNALFPIPYNEIALDNFRQDALSQMEYGGNLYAIPVTLGTQILCYNKKKVKQVPNNLDEIVSLSRQGYSFGITSNFSDTLWGLGVFDGKVFNQEGEVILNQGAWSKWMEFLITIKNEPNVVFIPTSLATNRAFSEGKLAYITCWSLAIPELITSLGLENLGIAPLPGLPGAPSSPALTGFSFVLNPASNDQQRRLALKAATFFTNTEQQQQWILESRSAIPVNVHVQIPSNLFNIQAQLKKQSLTANSYSMEEINKIEFMLDIGERFYTSVLSGAITSQAAAQEITQQTNQYFGKQADHESKHQ, encoded by the coding sequence ATGCTTAAGGTTAATCAATCTTGGCGGAACAGATTTTTTCTTGTTTTAAATTTCCCCAGGACGATGGGAGTAGTTCTGTTTACAGCAATATCTTTTTTAGCTGGCGGCTGTGGAACGGACATTACTAGCTACCCAGTATTTATGAGAAATTTTCAAGAATCAGTTCCCAGTGGAAATATTAATTCTGATAAAGGTACTTTGCTTATTTGGTTCGCCCTAGACTCTGCCTACCTACATAAGTCTCAAGTAGAACGCTATCATCAATACTTAGCAAGCATGGTGGAAGAATTTAAAAAAGCTTATCCCGGCGTTAAAATTAATTATAGATTTGTTGCCAGTGACGACCTTGTAGAACACTATCTCCACGACATTGACCACAGTTTTGGCCCCGATTTGGTTTTGACTAAAAATTTGTACTTAGGGCGCTTAATGGAACGCAACGCCCTATTTCCAATTCCCTACAATGAAATTGCGCTTGATAATTTTCGTCAGGATGCCCTCAGTCAGATGGAGTATGGAGGAAATTTGTATGCAATTCCCGTTACTTTAGGCACTCAAATCCTTTGTTATAACAAGAAAAAAGTCAAACAAGTTCCTAATAATTTAGATGAAATAGTTAGCCTTTCCCGTCAGGGCTATTCCTTTGGCATTACTTCAAATTTTAGTGATACTTTATGGGGATTAGGAGTCTTTGATGGCAAAGTTTTTAATCAAGAAGGAGAAGTAATTCTAAACCAGGGAGCTTGGAGTAAGTGGATGGAATTTCTGATTACCATCAAAAATGAACCAAACGTTGTTTTCATCCCCACGTCCTTAGCTACTAATCGGGCTTTTAGTGAAGGTAAATTAGCTTACATTACCTGTTGGAGCTTAGCTATCCCAGAACTAATTACCAGCTTAGGTCTAGAAAATCTGGGCATTGCTCCCCTGCCCGGTTTACCTGGAGCCCCTTCTTCACCCGCATTAACTGGTTTTTCTTTTGTTTTAAATCCAGCAAGCAATGACCAACAGCGCAGGTTAGCTCTAAAAGCCGCTACTTTTTTTACCAATACTGAACAGCAACAACAATGGATTTTAGAGTCTAGATCTGCAATTCCAGTTAATGTTCATGTGCAAATACCATCTAACCTTTTTAACATTCAAGCACAATTAAAAAAACAATCCTTGACTGCTAACTCCTATAGCATGGAAGAAATCAATAAAATAGAATTTATGTTAGATATTGGTGAAAGATTTTATACCAGTGTCCTTTCTGGGGCAATTACTTCCCAAGCAGCGGCCCAGGAAATTACGCAACAAACCAATCAGTACTTTGGTAAGCAAGCAGACCATGAATCAAAGCATCAGTGA